From the Lathyrus oleraceus cultivar Zhongwan6 chromosome 4, CAAS_Psat_ZW6_1.0, whole genome shotgun sequence genome, one window contains:
- the LOC127136207 gene encoding uncharacterized protein LOC127136207 has protein sequence MSLQLADRSVKYPIGILEDVPVRVGQLFIPTDFVVMDIKEDDDIPILLGRPFLSTAGAVIDVKKGKLTFEVGEEKIEFILSKFLMAPVIGDSCYALDIIEECIRELEQEEEKNL, from the coding sequence atgtcgcttcaattagccgatagatccGTTAAATACCCTATAGGCATACTTGAAGACGTCCCTGTTAGGGTGGGTCAGTTGTTTATacctactgattttgttgtcatggacattaaagaagaTGACGACATACCAATCCTCCTAGGTAGACCGTTCTTATCGACTGCTGGAGCCGTAATAGATGTTAAAAAAGGAAAACTAACTTTTGAGGTAGGTGAAGAGAAGATAGAATTTATATTgtcaaaatttcttatggcacctgtgataGGAGATTCttgttatgccttagatatcatcGAAGAATGCAttagggaattagaacaagaagaagaaaaaaatcTATAA
- the LOC127073713 gene encoding transcription factor TCP13 isoform X2 — MMIENSTGKGYYNEATKEEDENGAMNIEKFSNKAVTSSRQWTSSRNPRIVRVSRSLGGKDRHSKVCTIKGLRDRRIRLSVPTAIQLYDLQDRLGLSQPSKVVDWLLEATQSDIDKLPPLDFSTQQQTLRYLQNPQQSNFSLGSGFYDHHQIKGKEPESSAEKGNSQLLFCPPSIMPSSLFSTTQNAPSMESDFQRQFNHVQILNSSSTSTFIPSLHLPINSPFRRNQTMPFINSKLLDSDHNNTRNG; from the exons ATGATGATAGAAAACTCAACTGGTAAAGGTTATTACAACGAAGCAACAAAGGAAGAGGATGAAAATGGAGCAATGAACATAGAGAAATTCTCCAACAAAGCAGTAACTTCATCAAGACAATGGACATCGTCAAGAAATCCAAGAATTGTGAGAGTGTCACGTTCTTTAGGGGGAAAAGACAGACACAGCAAAGTGTGTACAATCAAAGGATTGAGAGACCGTCGTATTAGGTTGTCTGTACCAACAGCAATTCAGTTATATGATCTTCAAGACAGGCTTGGTTTAAGTCAACCTAGTAAAGTTGTTGATTGGTTACTTGAAGCAACTCAATCTGATATTGATAAGTTACCACCACTTGATTTTAGTACTCAACAACAAACCCTAAGGTATTTGCAGAATCCTCaacaatcaaatttttctcttggaagtggTTTTTATGATCATCATCAAATTAAAGGTAAAGAACCTGAAAGTTCTGCAGAAAAGG GTAATTCACAGTTACTCTTTTGTCCTCCTTCTATTATGCCATCATCACTTTTTAGTACTACTCAGAATGCTCCATCCATGGAAAGTGATTTTCAAAGACAATTCAACCATGTTCAGATCTTGAATTCCTCATCAACTAGTACTTTCATCCCGTCTCTTCATCTTCCCATCAATTCGCCTTTTAGACGCAATCAAACAATGCCGTTTATAAATTCGAAGCTTCTTGATTCAGATCATAATAACACCAGAAATGGATAG
- the LOC127073713 gene encoding transcription factor TCP17 isoform X1, with protein MMIENSTGKGYYNEATKEEDENGAMNIEKFSNKAVTSSRQWTSSRNPRIVRVSRSLGGKDRHSKVCTIKGLRDRRIRLSVPTAIQLYDLQDRLGLSQPSKVVDWLLEATQSDIDKLPPLDFSTQQQTLRYLQNPQQSNFSLGSGFYDHHQIKGKEPESSAEKGNYYNTVCSNYSSTGFPFPYNNNLDPSSTLSLSQFGSYHGSLFHQNSNGSAMPFSSSSNLTVPNSAGNSQLLFCPPSIMPSSLFSTTQNAPSMESDFQRQFNHVQILNSSSTSTFIPSLHLPINSPFRRNQTMPFINSKLLDSDHNNTRNG; from the coding sequence ATGATGATAGAAAACTCAACTGGTAAAGGTTATTACAACGAAGCAACAAAGGAAGAGGATGAAAATGGAGCAATGAACATAGAGAAATTCTCCAACAAAGCAGTAACTTCATCAAGACAATGGACATCGTCAAGAAATCCAAGAATTGTGAGAGTGTCACGTTCTTTAGGGGGAAAAGACAGACACAGCAAAGTGTGTACAATCAAAGGATTGAGAGACCGTCGTATTAGGTTGTCTGTACCAACAGCAATTCAGTTATATGATCTTCAAGACAGGCTTGGTTTAAGTCAACCTAGTAAAGTTGTTGATTGGTTACTTGAAGCAACTCAATCTGATATTGATAAGTTACCACCACTTGATTTTAGTACTCAACAACAAACCCTAAGGTATTTGCAGAATCCTCaacaatcaaatttttctcttggaagtggTTTTTATGATCATCATCAAATTAAAGGTAAAGAACCTGAAAGTTCTGCAGAAAAGGGTAATTATTATAACACAGTTTGTTCTAATTATTCATCAACTGGTTTTCCTTTTCCATATAACAATAACTTGGATCCTTCAAGTACTCTATCATTATCCCAATTTGGAAGCTATCATGGTAGTTTATTTCATCAAAACAGTAATGGAAGTGCTATGCCATTTTCATCTTCTTCTAATTTGACAGTACCTAATTCAGCAGGTAATTCACAGTTACTCTTTTGTCCTCCTTCTATTATGCCATCATCACTTTTTAGTACTACTCAGAATGCTCCATCCATGGAAAGTGATTTTCAAAGACAATTCAACCATGTTCAGATCTTGAATTCCTCATCAACTAGTACTTTCATCCCGTCTCTTCATCTTCCCATCAATTCGCCTTTTAGACGCAATCAAACAATGCCGTTTATAAATTCGAAGCTTCTTGATTCAGATCATAATAACACCAGAAATGGATAG